The following proteins are co-located in the Candidatus Sulfotelmatobacter sp. genome:
- a CDS encoding flavin reductase family protein, which produces MIIDPQSLSPNAMYHWMIAVIVPRPIAFVSTLSRAGQRNVAPFSYFVPISSAPPLIGIAIQDRANDPKDTLRNIRETGEFVVNLVNEPLLSPMVRTSGEWPADVDEFDVSGIESAPSTIVKPPRVALSPASMECRTYREVELGSSAFVVGEILRLHVDDAMLVEGRVDPERLRAVGRLGGDAYSIVRGVVREARPKVQRGSAA; this is translated from the coding sequence GTGATCATCGACCCTCAGAGCCTCTCCCCGAACGCCATGTATCACTGGATGATCGCGGTGATCGTGCCGCGGCCGATCGCGTTCGTCTCCACCCTGAGCCGCGCCGGACAGCGGAACGTCGCGCCGTTCTCGTACTTCGTCCCGATCAGCAGCGCCCCGCCGCTCATCGGCATCGCGATTCAGGATCGCGCCAACGATCCCAAGGACACGCTCCGCAACATCCGCGAGACCGGCGAATTCGTGGTGAACCTGGTCAACGAGCCGCTGCTCTCGCCGATGGTGCGGACTTCGGGGGAGTGGCCGGCGGACGTGGATGAGTTCGATGTCTCCGGGATCGAATCGGCCCCGTCGACCATCGTGAAACCGCCACGGGTCGCGCTGTCGCCGGCCTCGATGGAATGCCGGACTTATCGCGAGGTGGAGCTCGGGAGCTCGGCGTTCGTTGTCGGGGAGATTCTGCGCCTGCACGTCGACGACGCGATGCTGGTGGAAGGTCGAGTGGACCCGGAAAGGCTTCGCGCCGTGGGCCGCCTGGGGGGCGACGCCTACAGCATCGTGCGCGGGGTGGTGCGCGAAGCGCGTCCGAAAGTACAGCGCGGGAGCGCGGCGTGA